GGCACCTGTTCCCGCGTCGCATACTCCGGGCGGTCATCGGCCACCGTCACCCGGAATCCGGCGAAGCTGGCGGCGGTCGCCAGCGCCCGGCCCACGTGCCCGGCACCGATAATGAGGAGGCGCGGCGCGAGACCGGCCGGTTCGATATAGACGAGGAGCCGGCCGCCGCAGACATGGCCGTATTCCTCGGTGAGAGTGAAAGGGAGGGTGCGGGGCTCGCCGCTCGCCAGGGCAGCCAGGGCCGCCTCGATAGTCTCCATCTCGACCCGTCCGCCCCCCACCGTCCCGAGGATGGAGCCGTCGTGCCGCACCAGCATCTTCGCCCCCGCCTTGCGCGGGGAGGAACCGGCACTCTCCACCACCGTCGCCAGGGCGAAGGGGACCCCCTGCCCGGCGAGGGCGATCATCTCTTCGTAGACTTTCAAATCATCCATGAATGTTTTTGGCCTTTCTGTAGGGGCACGGCGCGCCGTGCCCCTACGAAACAATTTACCCCTTCCTCATCGCCTGCTGTACCTTCTCCGGCGTCATGGGGAGGCTCCGCAGGCGGGCGCCGCTGGCGGCAAAGACGGCGTTGGCCACGGCCGGGGCGACCGGTGGAACGCCCGGCTCTCCCACCCCGCCCGGCGCCT
The Desulfuromonadales bacterium DNA segment above includes these coding regions:
- a CDS encoding XdhC/CoxI family protein → MDDLKVYEEMIALAGQGVPFALATVVESAGSSPRKAGAKMLVRHDGSILGTVGGGRVEMETIEAALAALASGEPRTLPFTLTEEYGHVCGGRLLVYIEPAGLAPRLLIIGAGHVGRALATAASFAGFRVTVADDRPEYATREQVPEADEVHLGECADLLGRLPVDAATCVVITTTGFEKDFAAVRAALATPARYIGIIGSKRKREVLVQTLTAEGYASNDIDRLTIPVGLSIGAETPAEIAVSIVAQLIQTRRNHAVSLGDAPGRRAVAADGALQAASAAP